One segment of Castanea sativa cultivar Marrone di Chiusa Pesio chromosome 3, ASM4071231v1 DNA contains the following:
- the LOC142627613 gene encoding pentatricopeptide repeat-containing protein At5g08305: MLHASLPKPTCINQTLITVLDQCKSMHELKQIYALITTIGLSQDDPFVSKILSFSALSDWGDINYSHRLFSQLHNPKTFYWNTIIRGYSNSKNPNPSVSVFIKMLRVGVSPDYLTYPFLVKASARLLKLELGAAVHTHVLKTGFESDRFIQNSLIHMYATCRDIRYARIVFDGMLTRNLVSWNAMLDGYAKCGDVISARRVFESMPERDVVSWSSLIDGYVKSGEYQEAIVVFEKMCAAASGTKANEVTMVSVLCACAHLGALEQGRMMHQYVIDNGLPLTLVLQTSLVDMYAKCGAIPEALNVFHGVPMSRTDVLIWNAIIGGLATHGLVKESLELFTEMQIVGVTPDEITYLCLLTACAHGGLVKKAWHFIDCLVKHGITPKSEHYACLVDVLARAGQVAEAYQFISQMPVEPTASMLGALLSGCMNHGKLDLAEIVGRKLIELEPDHDGRYVGLSNIYAAEKRWDDARTMRDAMLRRGVKKSPGFSFVEIFGNLHRFIAHDKIHPDSEKIYVMLAFIISQIQHDTNYENLENCLYDMKDV, encoded by the coding sequence ATGTTGCATGCGTCGTTGCCTAAGCCTACATGTATAAACCAAACTCTAATCACCGTTCTTGATCAATGCAAATCAATGCACGAGCTTAAGCAAATTTATGCTCTCATAACCACTATTGGCCTCTCCCAAGATGACCCTTTTGTATcaaaaattctttctttctctgcaCTATCTGATTGGGGTGACATCAATTACTCTCACCGGCTATTTTCACAACTTCACAATCCAAAAACCTTCTATTGGAACACAATCATCAGAGGCTACTCGAACAGCAAAAACCCCAATCCTTCTGTATcagtttttattaaaatgttgcGAGTTGGGGTCTCCCCGGATTACTTGACGTACCCTTTTCTTGTAAAGGCTTCCGCACGCCTTTTGAAGCTGGAGCTCGGTGCGGCAGTTCATACCCATGTCCTGAAAACTGGGTTTGAGTCTGATAGGTTTATTCAAAACTCTTTGATTCATATGTATGCTACTTGCAGGGATATCAGATATGCACGCATAGTATTCGATGGAATGCTTACAAGAAACTTGGTTTCATGGAATGCAATGTTGGATGGGTATGCCAAATGTGGGGATGTGATATCTGCGAGGAGAGTGTTTGAATCGATGCCAGAGAGGGATGTTGTGTCGTGGAGCTCTTTGATTGATGGTTATGTTAAGAGTGGGGAGTACCAGGAGGCTATCGTTGtgtttgaaaaaatgtgtgCTGCTGCTTCGGGAACCAAGGCCAATGAGGTGACTATGGTGAGTGTTCTGTGTGCTTGTGCTCACTTAGGTGCACTTGAGCAGGGGAGGATGATGCATCAGTATGTTATCGATAATGGGTTGCCTTTAACTTTAGTCTTGCAAACATCTCTTGTGGACATGTATGCCAAATGTGGGGCGATACCAGAGGCTTTGAATGTGTTTCATGGGGTTCCAATGAGTCGTACTGATGTTTTGATCTGGAATGCAATAATTGGAGGTCTTGCAACACATGGATTGGTCAAAGAGTCACTTGAATTGTTCACCGAAATGCAAATTGTTGGGGTCACCCCGGATGAGATCACATACCTGTGCTTGCTAACTGCTTGTGCTCATGGAGGATTAGTAAAGAAAGCTTGGCATTTCattgattgtcttgttaaacatggCATCACACCTAAGAGTGAGCACTATGCTTGCTTGGTAGATGTGCTGGCTCGTGCTGGTCAAGTAGCAGAGGCATATCAATTTATAAGTCAAATGCCCGTGGAGCCAACAGCTTCAATGTTAGGTGCTCTACTAAGTGGGTGTATGAACCATGGAAAATTAGATCTTGCTGAAATAGTTGGGAGGAAGCTTATAGAGCTGGAGCCAGATCATGATGGTAGATATGTTGGCCTGTCAAATATTTATGCAGCTGAGAAGCGCTGGGATGATGCAAGAACCATGAGAGATGCCATGTTGAGGAGAGGGGTGAAGAAATCTCCTGGTTTTAGTTTTGTGGAGATATTTGGAAACCTTCATAGGTTCATAGCTCATGATAAAATACATCCTGATTCTgaaaaaatttatgtgatgcTGGCGTTTATTATAAGCCAAATTCAACATGATACCAATTATGAAAATCTAGAAAATTGTTTGTATGATATGAAAGATGTTTGA